Proteins encoded in a region of the Ignavibacteriales bacterium genome:
- a CDS encoding HPr family phosphocarrier protein, whose product MIEKTVKIVNKAGLHTRPAATIVKLAAKYKCEFFISRDGVQINGKSIIGVMTLAAETGAEIVLTFDGEDEEQAAFEIAEYFNRGFDEL is encoded by the coding sequence ATGATTGAAAAAACAGTAAAGATTGTAAACAAAGCCGGGCTGCATACAAGACCGGCGGCGACTATTGTTAAACTCGCTGCAAAATATAAATGTGAATTTTTTATCTCACGAGATGGAGTTCAAATAAACGGTAAAAGCATTATCGGCGTGATGACTTTAGCTGCTGAAACAGGTGCCGAAATAGTACTTACATTTGACGGTGAAGATGAAGAACAAGCAGCCTTTGAAATTGCAGAATACTTTAACAGAGGGTTTGATGAATTATGA